The stretch of DNA CTCAGTCTAAAGGCTACTTTGCGTGTTGCTGGACAGCTGGCTTGTACTCCAGTTCTCCATTCGATTGGACAATTTTGGGCAAAACTGTCGTCAACTGATCTTTCGCGATTGGATCGTCAAGCAAAGTCCAACGCCAGAAAGCCAGAGTAACAGCTTTCACCTTGTCGTGGTTTTCCACGAGTTTCGGGTCGGCTTCCATGCCAGGCAGCAATGCAGCAATTCTTGGACGTTCCAGATTCCCTGAAAAGGTGAAGTGAGTGGCACCGTCGAGAACCAGTAACCACTGCTCAACATTGCTGGTGCGATCAAACGGAACGCGGCGTTCTTTGGCTGGGAAGCTCTTGTCGGGCGGTGTATCAGCAGTGCCGGTAATCGACAGCATCGGCATCTTCATATCTTTGAACGCCGTAGCTGAATCTCCGAAACCAGGTCGTGGCAGCGAAGGGCTGAGAATGACGGCTCCCTTCAGTTTCGGTAGGCAAAACTGTTGCCCGTAGCCCTTCACATCCTGCCCAGCAATCACCTGAGTCGTGATGCCGCCCAATGAATGTCCCGAAACTCCAATCCTTTCGGGATCGAGCCTACCGCGAAGCACCTGACTTAATTCGTTCTTCTCAACCTGCTGGACCGCAAACGCCACATCGCGGAATCGATCTGCACAAACTTTTGGATCA from Planctopirus ephydatiae encodes:
- a CDS encoding alpha/beta hydrolase family protein; its protein translation is MQLRMPQTNYFMLPPSATVCLFVLPQEHDVSNKRTKTMLTNLAAGHPHDRVGDALHGQLWFLHISLRTCMRSLLSLAMLLAGNILYAEDLSKPGRYRVQTELDQWTDPGRNNRVIPLKIYAPANSKGRLPVVLFSHGGGGSREGNPLLGDHLASHGFVCIHLQHEGTDDRASRRSPRSIRDAANDPKVCADRFRDVAFAVQQVEKNELSQVLRGRLDPERIGVSGHSLGGITTQVIAGQDVKGYGQQFCLPKLKGAVILSPSLPRPGFGDSATAFKDMKMPMLSITGTADTPPDKSFPAKERRVPFDRTSNVEQWLLVLDGATHFTFSGNLERPRIAALLPGMEADPKLVENHDKVKAVTLAFWRWTLLDDPIAKDQLTTVLPKIVQSNGELEYKPAVQQHAK